GAACTTGTGCTTGAGGTTGTTGTAGGGCTGCTTCCGCAGCGTGTACTGACTCACCAGGGGCAGTTTGGAGAAACCCTGAGGGGATCAGGGCatgaggcagaggcagggggaacgggcagggggagcgggaAGCAGGGGACTGCTCTCACCGGCCAGATGTTTTCGTTGGGTGTCCCGAGGAGCTGCACAATAAGGTCGATCTGGTGGATCTCGGAGGTGCCCGGCAGCAGCGGCTTGTGGGCCAGCAGCTCGGCGAGGATgcagcccacagccctgcagaacAGAGGACACCTAAGTGTCAGTGGGGGCAGGAGAAGCCCCTCCACTGACACCCCCCCCAGTGTGGGTCTGCAGCCCCACAggcccctgcccagccagcctcagcacctgctgccccGCCCTTACCACATGTCAATGCTGGTGGTCTGGGTTGtcatccccagcagcagctcaggtgctCGGTACCTGCGTAGGAGACAGCACTGTCTCAAGGGGACCACGGTGGAGCTGGCACAAGCAAAGCGCCCGCTGCACTGCAAGGACTCAAGCGCATCACACCAAGCCAGCACAGCTTGGCCCCTAGCACTGGCCACTCACCACAGCGTGACGACTTTGGGGGTCATGGGCTTCGGCGGCATCCCGTAGGTGCGTGCCAGTCCAAAATCAGCTGCAACAGAGACTTGAGATCAGAAGGGAAGCAAGCTCCTCATTCTGACTGCATCACggagcagagggagagctgCAAGCACATCCGTGGCGAGAGCCAGACTGGCAGCTGCCGGTGGCTCACCTATCTTTACGCAGCCTTTATCAGTCATGAGCAGGTTGGACACCTTCAGATCCCTGCCGGGGAACAGAGAGCTGCTGGTCAGCGCCGAACCCCCACCCAGAGCTACTCcacactgtgctgctggctcccaggacacaggggctgcaggtgaagGGTGCTGTGGTCCGAGGGCTCAGCAGgctccctcccaccagccccttccccctctGTCCCCTTTCCCGCTGTGCTCACCCCGCTGCTCCCACCTGTGGATGATGTAGTTCTCGTGAAGGTACTGCAGGCCCTTGAGGACTTGCAGGATGATGCACTTCACCTGGAGACAGAGAACAGAAGCACCAACCTCTCTGTGAGAGCAGCACCAGCCAGGCAAACCCTTGGAGGTTAAACTCACTTGGGTGCCCTGCAGTCTGCCACACCTGTCACTGCTCTGCAGTGCATCAGTCCCCGTGTCCTCCCGGAGTAGCTCGCAGGCTGCCTGGGAGCATGTTTTCTCCCAACTCTGTTTCCCTGCCAGTTTGCTCCAGCCCAAAACCCAGCCTGAGAAGTCCCTGGAGCATCCTGTAAGAGCCAGCTAAGCCCAGGCTCCCCACGCAGCCCAGGAATCCCAGCTCACCTGgcactgcccagccctgctgaagcCACAAGGTCCAGGGAGTCCACACTGGTGGCCAGTACGTTCTGGCTAGAGCAGCAGTACCCTTTCAGGGGTGATGTACCTAAAGCCCAGCACAACCTTTACCTGAGCCTCTGAAAAAGGTGTCTGCATGTTCTCCAGAAGGCTAGCTAGGTCCTGCTCACAGTAGCCCATcaccaggaaaatgctgttatAGACAAGATGCAGTCAGGAGCCTCGCCCTAGACACCTCTCTGGTGCCCCAGTGCAGGTCTGTACTGCCAGAGGTGGCTCAGGGGACCGAGGTGGGTCTGAAAGGCAGAGAGGGCAGGAGACAATGGGAGGACAGAGCAGGGACTCTCACCTCTCCAGATGGTTCCCAACAACCACCTCCTTCAGCTCTACAATGTTGGGGTGCCgaagctgcaggagcagggttATCTCCCGCAGGCTGCTGATAGGCATTCCTGCAGAAAGCAACTGCACGAGTGCCTCAGGCAGGGGCTGAGGACGCTCCCAGGACGCCATAGGAGCCACCCCCaccacagctccctgctcctccatTACCGTCTTTCTCATTGTCCATCCGCACCTTCTTCAGAGCCACGGTCTCATCTGTCAGGGTGTCCCGGGCACGGTCTGGAAGAGCAGCACCGGCCACGCAGTCAGCACCAGCAAACAAACACTCGTTTTATCATGAGTCAGCGGGACCCCTGTGCTGATGAGCCACCCCCCAGCATTGGTTCCCCCAGTAGcaacccccagccccacatgcTCTCACCACCAGCATGCAGGCAGGCGGGCCGCAGCCTACCCAGCAAccacctctgccccaggcctggAGCGAGCGGCAATGCCACACTTACACACGATGCCATAGGTGCCCTCTCCGATCCGATTCAGTTTCTCGAACTCCTTCACACTCCGGCATCTTCCCAGCTGGAAGCAAAGAACCACATCCCAGGTGAGGGCTGTCTCTAGGGCAGCCCTCAGGGTCTCTCACCAGCCTTCCCAGGGACACGCGACCTCGGGGGCAGGCTGGCACCCTAACCCACGGCCCCCCTCCCACCGGACAGGCCGCCGGACCGCTCCGCTGCCTACGGGCCACACCAGCGTGACAGAAGCGCGGCGGGCGCCGCAGCCCGGGCagcggctggggcaggggcggcTCCCCCGGCCCCCTGCCCCGCACAGCTGCTCCCCGCGTCCCCGGCAGGGGCGACCTGGCCCTCGCTGCCCTCAGCAGGCCCCGGGCCCACCCGGCGGTCCCCAGGCCAAGGGGACCCTCCCCCCGGCCCGGACACCTCCGGAAGATAAGAAGGCCCGCCCGGCCTCGGcctcggccccggcccctcaCCCGGTCGGCCGCTGGCACCTCGAAGAAGCCCTcgccccgcagccgccgcagccgcaGCGGCTCCAGCTCCCCCTCGGCAGGGCCGCCCTCGGCAGGGCCGCCCTCCGCCATGCCGCCCTGCGCCGGCGCCGTGACCCCGCCGTGACCCCGTGCCGCGCTGGCCCCGCCCCCCGTAACCTCCCGCCAGGCGGCTCTCTCGCGAGAATTGGCGCGCGCAGCCCGGAAGCGGCGGCCGTGGAACCCGGAAGCGACGCCGGGGCAGGATGGACGGTGAGGGCGGGTGGTGAGGGGTCCCGtcgcggcggggctggggcttgTCCGGGTGGGCGGCACCGAGGGCGGGGGCAagccggggccgccgcggggccgccggtGCCTGAGGCTGCGCTCTCCTTCCGTTCCAGACACGCTCTTCCAGCTGAAGGTGAGCGCGGCGGGACCCTCCGCCTCCTCTCCGTCACGTATCGCCGCGGCCGGTCCCGGAGGGCCGAGGATGGCGTCCGCCCCTCCCCGGGAGGTGCCTGGGGACCGTTCCGCCCGCTGACTCACGCCTCGCCGGGGTTTCTCCTGCTGCGGCCCAGAACAGACGGAGGCCCCAGCCCGCGGGGACCCGCCTTCCCGGGGGCGCGGGGTGCCGGGGGAGCCCCGCCGGTGCCGGCGGCTGCGGGAAGAGGGAGCCTGATGGCCGGGTTTGTTCGTTGGGCCCGCTGTTCCCAGGCTGTTCCCGGTGTTTCGCTTCTTGGAAGATGGGGAAAATGGATTGCCTGTTTACCGTGTGCTCTGGGAGCCTCCGGTCCTTGTGGGGGGTCCATCTCTTCGGTTCCCCCCCGCGGCCAGGGGGTtggggtggctgtgggaggcagctgggggggctccaCTTATCAAGCTCCCTGGTTCTGTGCCGTTGTATCCTGGCACTAACCTGTTGGTTTCTCTGCAGTTCACAGCGAAGCAGCTGGAGAAGCTCGCCAAAAAAGCTGAGAAGGACTCCAAGGCTGAGCAAGCCAAAGTCAAAAAGGTGGGTGGGACCttgccctgtgctgtggggagTGGCTGGAGATCTTTCCTCCTGCCATGTTCCGCCAAGGGACTGGGGAAAGTGGCAGGTTCCCCTCCCCAGGCCTTACTGCACACAGCTCAGCCTCCAAGCGTTCCCAGAGTCCCAGGTTCCAAGAGTCCTATGCTCAGCTCTCAAATCCGCTGGCTGGATATGGGATGTTCCTGTGTTACTGAGAAGGGTTTAATTCCTGTTTAAGGGCGTGCTCAGTGATTTGAGGGTCATAGGAGAGCTGTTTCCTGCTGGAAGCCTGTGAGGCAGAAACAGAGGGTGCTTGTTTATAAATCTGGGGTGGATTCTTTGTGTGAGTGGTTGTCCTTTGCCCTTCTAGGCCCTTCAGCAGAAGAACGTGGAGTGTGCTCGTGTCTATGCGGAGAATGCCATCCGCAAGAAGAATGAGGGGCTTAACTGGCTCCGCATGTCTTCCCGGGTGGATGCAGTGGCCTCCAAGGTCCAGACGGCCGTGACGATGAAGGGGGTAAGAGCCTCTGGGGATGTGAGGGGCTTTGAGAGGGGTCTGTGCCCTGCAGAGAGTGAACATTGGCTCTTCTCCTCTTGCTGCCTCAACCCATCTTGGACTTCCCTGTCCCCGCAGAGGATCCTGACAGGCCTTGCAGTTAGCTCAGACCCTCTCAGTCAGGttcagcctctgcagagcccacCCAGACAGCCTCACAGCGGGGCTGCTTCATCAGGTGCTCACGCTAGATCCTTAACCTGTGGCTGCACAGAGGGAGAGGCTCGTGCCTGGAGCCTCTTGCTTTGTGGCGTGTATGagggtggtgggctggggcccGTCCCACCAGGAGCGCTGCCCGGGGTCTTCAGTGACTGCGTGTGGCTCAAGAAACCTGCAGCCAGGCTGAACCTGCAGAGAGCTGGCTGCAGTGTCCAGGGAGCAGGCTCTGTCCTGCCTCATGACACTGTTGCTGGCATCAGAAATGGTGGCTTCTCTCTCGCTGACCTTGGTTTTTAATCTCAGCCGTTATCCGTCTTGCTTTTGGAGAGCATCTGTGAAGCAATCTTCTCTTGCAGGTGACAAAAAACATGGCCCAGGTGACCAAGGCCTTGGATAAGGCTTTGAGCTCGATGGACCTGCAGAAGGTGTCTGCAGTGATGGACAAATTCGAGCAGCAGGTTCAGAATTTGGATGTTCATACATCGGTAAGTGCCGGTGGTCTCTGAGGGGTCCgggagggctgggagctgctggctttgggggGCGTGGGCTTCTCAATGTGAACCATAACACGCTGGctctggggagagggctgggtcCCAGCTGCATTTCAGGCTTCCGCAGCAGTGCTCTGTTCCCCTGGGGGGCTCCAGCCTCTGGTAGTGGGGAACCCCCTTGAGCTGTTACCGCCGTTCTGTTCTCTGTGGGGGCTGAGAGACACGCTGGGGAAGACGCATCTCCGCTGCTTGGTGGGGAAGGAGCTCGCTGTGCAAAGAGGCCTGCGTGGATGGCAGcagatggggaggagagggaggggggcTGTGCCATAGCTAGCTGCTGCTCAGAGGGGGCCTGTGGCAGACCCAGACCTCGCACCCCTCCGCTGTAGCCCTGCTGTCAGGCTTGAGGCTGTTCTGGCTGGGAGTGCCAGTGGCACCGTGGGATCTGCAGCCAGTTCTTTGGGGGAAGAAGCCGGGCTGGGCTGAGCGGCTTTGGCCGGTGGGGCAGGGTGACAGGCTGTCTCTTGTCTCTGTGCAGGTCATGGAGGACTCCATGAGCTCTGCTACCACGCTGACCACGCCGCAGGAGCAGGTGGACAGCCTCATTGTCCAGATCGCGGAGGAGAACGGCCTGGAGATCATGGACCAGCTCAACCAGCTCCCCGAGGGGGCTTCGGCAGTCGGGGAGAGCTCGGTCCGCAGCCAGGAAGACCAGCTGTCGCGGAGGTTTGTTCTGTCCTGGGCCCTTCGCCTTGTGTTGAGGCAGCTTGAATCCTTCCCAGGGATCCCTTACCAACATGAAGGGAATGAGCGAGCCCATCGCGGCCGGCTGAGTGGGTGCTGAGCCCCGTCTCTTGTGCTCAGGCCAGCTGGAGCCCATCAGTCCCTGTAGTACCCTGCACAGGCAGGCGAGATGGTTGTTTGGGGCTGTAGAACTGCTTTGGGcgtgggggagggggtggcttTTGGCACTTGGCAGCGAGCTCTTATCGACAAGGTGCAGAACAGTCTCCCCCTGCTCGGTGCTGGCCCTCacgcagctgctctgggaacgCTTGGCGCTGACCTTCAAACAGCCGGGAACAGGCTGTCTCCCTGGAACTGCCCCAGGAGCTGATGAGCTTCCTCTCCCcgtttcctctctgctgctccccacGCAGCCCCCACCCAAGCTGtccccagctcctgggaagGGGCCAGGTGGGCTGCAGTGGCATGGCACCCAGAAGAAAAGTCAGGAGCCCCTTCTCCGCGGTGCCTTGCCTGCATTGATGACCGACGCTTCGTGTTAACCCCAGGCAGCTGTGGCCGCGTGCTCCAGGGCAGGATTTCTTGCACCTCAACCACAAGCGGGAGGTTTCTGGGCAGGGGTGTTCTCTGCACACACCAGCTGGAGGGTCCTTCTGAGCCGCGGCTGTTTCCTGCTGCTCTCATGTCGGTTTCCTCTCGTGCTCTCCCTTCCAGGTTGGCTGCCTTGCGGAATTAAGGTCTCCTGTCACCCCTGTGGACTGCTGCCTCGCACTGGTGGTACGGCGTGTGGGGTGGAGGGGCCCAGGAATCCTTCCCCACAGCCTCTGCTACATCTTTGCTCTGACATACTGGCCAGGCAGAGTCGGCCACCCCCTCCTCCAGGAGcacatccccagccctgcctgcctgcgtTTAGACTCTTCTTTTTGGGTGTGACGATGACTATTTTTCCCAGAGCAGGCAGCGATCCTGGCAGGGGGGTTCTGAGTTCTGAGCAGCCACAGCCTCTCTCTGGGCTTGAGGAACGCTTTGCTGGTTCTGATTTCAGGGTGTCTTTCATTTGAGGGTTGCTGCTGGTTTCTGACAGTGTCCCACGATGCAGTGTCCCACTCCTGGTTGAACACTGAAGGAATCCTGGAGGCGGGTTGCGCTGTCTTCTGGGGTGCAGCTCGCCTGACTCCGTTGCACGCCTGTTATCTGTTTTAGACCGGGTCTCTGAGCTGTGGGCTGCGTTCTCCGCGGGGCCCACAGCACGGAGCTCTTTACAAGAAGCAGGGAGATCCCTGTGGGGCTGCCTTCCTCTTGCGGTGCTTTGGGAAGGGCTGTCTTCCTGGCTGTGGTGGTTCTGGGAAGGTTAGTGCCTTGCAGGGAGGGGAGGTTGCGCTGTGGTATCTCTTCCCTCGCAGTGATCTTCCCGAGCCGCAGCTGGGCGCCCTGCTTGCGGACTTCACCTCGCCAATCGCTAGCTTCTTGTCCTGCCAGGCCAAACCTCCCTGGAGCTTTGTACCACAAAGTGACCTTTGAAACGCTTGTCCTGCCCTGCGCGAGCCTGTGTGCTGTGTGTGTAAATCCATGCGTTCCTCATCGCCAGCCGCTGCAGTCTGGAAACGGTTATCCAGGCCCCGACCTCCCGTGTGGGCCAGTCCCTGCCCCGtgtccagcagctgggagctccCAGGCTCACAGCTGTGGTGGCCACAGCCTTGTTCCCAAATGTCCCTCGGGTGGCTGGGTGTGATGGTAGATGCTAAACCATCCTGAGAGTGTGAAACCATCCCGAGAGTGtgtctgcctgtgctggctgtggctCGTTGCCTCTGTCTCCTCCATGTCCCCACCTTGCTGCATCTGGGGTGAGAGGGGGCTGCTTCCCCTGTCCCCTCTCTCACTGCTTGTGGGGAATCCTGGCTGCTTGTCCCTTGGACCCTTCCCCATGGAGCCGAAGTTTTCTGTCCCCTTGTTGCTCTGTGACTTCTAGTCACCGCCATGGTGCCAGACTGATGGGAAGCTCGCTGGgaaggaaatgtttcctttggcTCTGCCGAGGAGGCCCTTTGACCTCCTTGCCACGGACTGTAAATGAGGGCCGGGTGGCTGCCGGGGCCATGCCAAGCCGTGCCAGCCAGGGTGGGCAGCTGGTCccgctgcagcagggcagctctggTTCATTGCTTTGAAGGGGAATTTTAAGGcatgcacagctgctgctttgggctgtgctgagaggagggaag
The Falco biarmicus isolate bFalBia1 chromosome 15, bFalBia1.pri, whole genome shotgun sequence DNA segment above includes these coding regions:
- the CDK10 gene encoding cyclin-dependent kinase 10; translated protein: MAEGGPAEGGPAEGELEPLRLRRLRGEGFFEVPAADRLGRCRSVKEFEKLNRIGEGTYGIVYRARDTLTDETVALKKVRMDNEKDGMPISSLREITLLLQLRHPNIVELKEVVVGNHLESIFLVMGYCEQDLASLLENMQTPFSEAQVKCIILQVLKGLQYLHENYIIHRDLKVSNLLMTDKGCVKIADFGLARTYGMPPKPMTPKVVTLWYRAPELLLGMTTQTTSIDMWAVGCILAELLAHKPLLPGTSEIHQIDLIVQLLGTPNENIWPGFSKLPLVSQYTLRKQPYNNLKHKFPWLSEAGLRLLNFLFMYDPKKRATAKDCLESSYFKEKPLPCEPELMPTFPHHRNKRAATSSAGTESQVKRSKP
- the CHMP1A gene encoding charged multivesicular body protein 1a, with protein sequence MDDTLFQLKFTAKQLEKLAKKAEKDSKAEQAKVKKALQQKNVECARVYAENAIRKKNEGLNWLRMSSRVDAVASKVQTAVTMKGVTKNMAQVTKALDKALSSMDLQKVSAVMDKFEQQVQNLDVHTSVMEDSMSSATTLTTPQEQVDSLIVQIAEENGLEIMDQLNQLPEGASAVGESSVRSQEDQLSRRLAALRN